In one Candidatus Poribacteria bacterium genomic region, the following are encoded:
- a CDS encoding zinc-dependent metalloprotease has translation MRPLFTFWICLTLICSYCLSVAAQEAAQPAKPATQETPKKTKKEFQDFAKVTEDSKSYQGFFKLYQKKENLYCEIQPAQLNQPFLFLITISGGMGNNFLAAGEIWDQWLLAWRRVGDNVHLVRKNTRFRADKGTPTAQAVAYGYSDSVLFSLKIESIHAQRKSLLVNISPVFISDLPPLARYIGGAFDKTRSTWGKIKAFPKNVELKVKAVYTSTRYIEAVPDSRGIQLTLHYSLAKLPENNYRPRLADDRLGHFMTAIKDYSLQTSDAPFTRYVQRWHLEKADKKAKLSPPKKPIIFYIEKTVPHRYRPYIRQGILEWNKAFEKAGFVDAIEARIQQDYEDWDPEDARYNTIRWIVGATFGYGPSRVNPLTGEILDADILLGDGWIRYWQQDHRTFFDKLAYERDHPMDHTSHFRCQMSSGLAHQMNLMASVLQARGLTDEGGEPSEVYVGEAMKLLVMHEVGHTLGLRHNFKASTILSLEELNTKKDEPLYGSVMEYEAVNIAPEGEKQGHFFSPTVGPWDDWVIEYAYKPIDASKPEDELEALGKIASRVAAPELTYGTDEDVYGYQYRNLDPLVNLWDLGADPFEFAKQRREIIVKLWEKIADKVIKEGMGYQRVRRAFETLLYEHESAMYLASRYIGGQYHHRDHRGDENGRLPFVPVPAAKQREALQFLKEYALSDSAFDFPPDLLNSLAVTRWSDWGSSSGGSTRLDYPVHQVILWNQTFILERLLYPNVLARIQDTELKFPKGEDVFTLPELFSGITDAVWVELDRNVGEKQWSNTDAFISSFRRGLQREHLKQLIKLVLDADSGTPEDARSLARLHLEEINTQIQGVLQNAQGRLDDYSLAHLKESQVRVAKALDASFQVQKR, from the coding sequence GTGCGACCTCTATTCACTTTTTGGATCTGTTTAACGCTAATATGTAGTTATTGCCTTTCGGTAGCTGCTCAGGAAGCAGCACAACCCGCAAAACCCGCAACACAGGAAACACCTAAAAAAACAAAAAAAGAGTTCCAAGATTTCGCAAAGGTAACTGAAGACAGCAAAAGCTACCAAGGCTTTTTCAAACTCTACCAGAAGAAAGAGAACCTCTATTGCGAGATACAACCCGCACAACTGAACCAGCCTTTTTTATTTTTGATTACGATTTCAGGCGGTATGGGGAACAACTTCCTCGCCGCAGGGGAGATCTGGGATCAGTGGCTGCTTGCTTGGCGACGTGTCGGCGACAATGTGCATCTCGTGCGAAAAAACACCCGTTTCCGCGCTGATAAAGGGACACCGACCGCACAAGCCGTTGCGTATGGTTATAGTGACTCTGTGCTATTTTCTCTCAAGATTGAAAGTATCCATGCACAACGGAAAAGCCTTTTGGTAAACATTTCACCCGTTTTCATCTCCGATCTACCCCCCTTGGCACGCTATATTGGTGGTGCTTTCGACAAAACGCGTAGCACTTGGGGAAAAATCAAGGCGTTCCCAAAGAATGTCGAGTTGAAAGTCAAAGCCGTCTACACATCAACACGCTACATAGAGGCTGTCCCCGATAGTCGTGGGATTCAGTTGACGCTGCATTACAGCCTCGCGAAACTCCCAGAAAACAACTATCGTCCTCGGTTGGCTGACGACCGGCTTGGGCACTTTATGACAGCGATCAAAGACTATTCACTTCAAACCAGTGATGCCCCCTTCACCCGCTATGTCCAGCGATGGCATCTGGAGAAGGCAGACAAAAAAGCGAAACTTTCACCGCCGAAAAAACCGATTATCTTTTACATCGAGAAAACGGTGCCACACCGCTACCGTCCCTACATCCGACAAGGGATTCTCGAATGGAACAAGGCGTTTGAAAAGGCAGGCTTTGTCGATGCAATTGAGGCACGCATTCAACAAGATTATGAAGATTGGGATCCCGAAGACGCACGCTATAATACGATCCGTTGGATTGTCGGTGCAACTTTTGGGTATGGTCCATCCCGCGTGAATCCACTCACAGGCGAGATCTTGGATGCCGATATCCTTTTGGGTGACGGTTGGATCAGATACTGGCAGCAAGATCACAGAACCTTCTTTGATAAACTGGCGTATGAACGCGATCATCCGATGGATCACACTTCACACTTTCGGTGTCAGATGTCATCCGGCTTGGCACATCAGATGAACCTCATGGCGAGTGTGTTGCAGGCGCGTGGTTTGACAGATGAAGGCGGTGAACCATCAGAAGTTTATGTCGGGGAAGCAATGAAATTATTGGTGATGCATGAAGTAGGACATACGTTAGGGTTACGTCACAACTTTAAAGCGAGTACAATACTCTCCCTTGAAGAACTGAACACGAAAAAAGACGAACCCCTCTACGGTTCCGTCATGGAATACGAAGCCGTGAATATCGCTCCCGAAGGCGAAAAGCAAGGACATTTCTTTTCACCGACAGTCGGTCCTTGGGATGACTGGGTGATCGAGTATGCCTATAAACCGATCGACGCAAGCAAACCTGAAGATGAATTGGAAGCGTTGGGTAAAATCGCTTCCCGTGTCGCAGCACCGGAACTCACTTACGGCACAGATGAAGATGTTTACGGCTATCAATACCGTAATCTGGATCCGCTGGTAAATCTTTGGGATCTGGGTGCCGACCCATTTGAGTTCGCCAAACAACGGCGCGAGATCATCGTTAAACTTTGGGAGAAAATTGCGGACAAGGTTATAAAAGAGGGGATGGGCTATCAACGTGTCCGGCGAGCCTTCGAGACCCTACTCTATGAACATGAGAGTGCGATGTATCTCGCAAGTCGCTATATCGGCGGGCAGTATCACCATCGCGATCACCGCGGCGATGAAAATGGACGTTTACCCTTCGTGCCAGTTCCGGCGGCGAAACAACGCGAAGCACTCCAATTCCTGAAAGAATACGCCCTTTCCGACAGTGCCTTCGATTTTCCACCCGATCTACTTAACAGCCTCGCTGTCACGCGTTGGAGCGATTGGGGATCAAGTAGCGGTGGTTCCACACGTTTGGACTACCCCGTGCATCAGGTCATCCTATGGAATCAAACCTTTATCTTGGAACGGCTGCTTTATCCGAATGTTCTCGCGCGGATTCAGGACACAGAATTGAAGTTTCCCAAAGGTGAAGATGTGTTCACACTGCCTGAACTCTTTTCAGGTATCACGGACGCGGTCTGGGTAGAACTCGATCGGAATGTCGGCGAAAAGCAGTGGTCGAATACCGATGCTTTCATTTCCAGTTTCCGGCGCGGGCTGCAGCGGGAACACCTCAAGCAGCTTATCAAACTGGTGTTGGATGCCGACAGTGGCACCCCCGAAGATGCGCGATCCCTCGCACGCCTACATCTCGAAGAAATCAACACGCAGATACAAGGTGTGCTTCAGAATGCCCAAGGGAGACTCGATGATTATAGTCTGGCGCACCTCAAAGAGTCGCAAGTTCGCGTCGCGAAGGCGTTGGATGCAAGTTTTCAAGTTCAGAAACGTTAG